The following are encoded in a window of Gramella sp. MT6 genomic DNA:
- a CDS encoding ATP-dependent Clp protease ATP-binding subunit produces MDDNFSPRVKDVIAYSKEEALRLGHDFIGTEHLMLGLLRDGDGKAIDILNALEVDLSHLRRKVEILSPANPNTVTISNEKRNLHLTRQAERALKTTFLEAKLFQSSNINTAHLLLCILRNENDPTTKLLNKLKIDYDGVKDQFKYMIASDEDDFSDSPSAESFSDDDGGDETTRENPFSGGGSTGKTSKKSKTPVLDNFGRDLTALAEADKLDPVVGREKEIERVSQILSRRKKNNPLLIGEPGVGKSAIAEGLALRIVKRKVSRILFDKRVVTLDLASLVAGTKYRGQFEERMKAVMNELEKNDDIILFIDEIHTIVGAGGATGSLDASNMFKPALARGEIQCIGATTLDEYRQYIEKDGALERRFQKVIVEPTTVEETIEILNNIKDKYEDHHNVEYTEEAIQACVHLTNRYMTDRFLPDKAIDALDEAGSRVHITNIDVPKQILELERKLEEVRESKNSVVKKQKYEEAAKLRDDEKNLEKELSIAQEKWEEESKKHKETVSEDSVADVVSMMTGIPVNRIAQTESNKLVELPKKIKGKVIGQDEAVGKVVKAIQRNRAGLKDPNKPIGSFIFLGQTGVGKTQLAKVLARELFDNDDALIRIDMSEYMEKFAVSRLIGAPPGYVGYEEGGQLTEKVRRKPYAVILLDEVEKAHPDVFNMLLQVLDDGYLTDSLGRKIDFRNTIIIMTSNIGARKLKDFGQGVGFGTAAQKSQVDDNARSVIENALKKAFAPEFLNRIDDVVIFNSLEREDIHKIIDIELEKLFDRIQGLGYDLKLSDKAKDFIAEKGFDKQYGARPLNRAIQKYIEDALAEEIISSKLKDGDKIIMDLDEEKKELTIDIQKSIKETES; encoded by the coding sequence ATGGATGATAATTTTTCACCAAGAGTAAAAGATGTCATTGCTTATAGTAAGGAAGAAGCATTAAGACTGGGTCACGATTTCATCGGGACAGAGCATCTTATGCTTGGTTTATTACGTGACGGTGATGGCAAGGCTATAGATATATTGAATGCATTAGAAGTAGATCTAAGTCATTTAAGACGAAAAGTCGAAATATTAAGCCCGGCTAACCCTAATACGGTTACCATTAGTAATGAAAAGCGAAACCTGCACCTAACCAGGCAGGCAGAGCGAGCATTGAAAACAACGTTCCTGGAAGCTAAATTATTCCAGAGTTCTAACATCAATACCGCTCACCTTTTGCTTTGCATTCTTAGAAACGAGAACGATCCTACAACTAAACTACTTAATAAATTGAAAATAGATTACGACGGAGTAAAAGATCAGTTTAAATATATGATCGCTAGCGATGAAGATGATTTCTCTGACAGCCCGTCGGCAGAATCTTTTTCAGACGATGATGGTGGAGATGAAACCACCAGGGAAAATCCATTTAGCGGTGGAGGAAGTACAGGAAAAACTTCGAAAAAATCCAAGACTCCGGTTCTGGATAATTTCGGAAGGGATCTTACTGCTTTAGCTGAAGCTGACAAACTTGACCCTGTTGTTGGAAGGGAAAAAGAAATTGAAAGGGTTTCACAAATACTTAGTAGAAGAAAGAAGAACAACCCTCTTCTAATTGGAGAGCCAGGAGTTGGTAAATCTGCCATTGCCGAAGGATTGGCTTTAAGAATTGTAAAGCGTAAAGTATCGAGAATTCTTTTTGATAAAAGAGTGGTCACTCTTGACCTGGCAAGCTTAGTTGCTGGAACAAAGTATCGCGGTCAGTTCGAAGAAAGAATGAAGGCTGTAATGAACGAACTTGAAAAGAATGATGATATTATCCTTTTCATTGATGAGATCCATACTATAGTAGGTGCCGGCGGTGCCACAGGTAGTCTGGATGCCAGCAATATGTTCAAACCTGCACTTGCCAGAGGTGAGATACAATGTATAGGTGCCACTACCCTGGATGAATACAGGCAGTATATCGAAAAAGATGGTGCCTTAGAAAGAAGATTTCAGAAGGTAATAGTAGAACCTACTACCGTTGAGGAAACTATAGAGATCCTGAACAACATTAAGGATAAATATGAAGATCACCATAATGTAGAGTATACAGAAGAAGCAATTCAAGCCTGTGTACATCTTACAAACAGGTATATGACTGACAGATTCCTGCCAGATAAAGCTATCGATGCACTGGATGAAGCTGGGTCCAGAGTTCATATTACCAATATTGACGTTCCTAAACAGATCCTGGAGCTGGAAAGAAAGCTGGAAGAGGTAAGGGAAAGCAAAAATTCTGTTGTTAAAAAACAGAAATATGAAGAAGCTGCAAAGTTGAGAGATGATGAAAAGAACCTTGAAAAGGAGCTTTCAATCGCACAGGAAAAGTGGGAAGAAGAATCTAAAAAACATAAGGAAACAGTTTCAGAGGACAGTGTTGCAGATGTAGTTTCAATGATGACAGGAATTCCTGTTAACAGGATAGCTCAGACAGAAAGCAATAAACTTGTTGAGTTACCTAAGAAGATAAAAGGAAAAGTTATTGGTCAGGACGAGGCCGTTGGTAAGGTTGTGAAAGCTATTCAGCGTAACCGTGCCGGTTTAAAAGATCCTAATAAGCCAATTGGATCCTTTATTTTCCTGGGACAAACAGGAGTTGGTAAGACACAGTTAGCGAAAGTACTGGCGCGTGAATTATTTGATAACGACGATGCGCTTATACGTATTGACATGAGTGAATACATGGAAAAATTCGCTGTGTCACGTTTAATTGGTGCACCTCCGGGATATGTTGGTTATGAAGAAGGCGGCCAGTTAACTGAAAAAGTACGTAGAAAACCTTACGCCGTAATTCTGCTTGATGAGGTCGAAAAGGCCCATCCAGATGTTTTCAACATGTTGCTTCAGGTATTAGATGATGGTTATTTAACTGACAGTCTTGGTAGAAAAATAGACTTCAGAAATACTATCATTATCATGACCTCGAACATTGGAGCGAGAAAACTTAAAGATTTTGGACAAGGTGTTGGATTTGGAACTGCTGCTCAGAAATCTCAGGTAGATGATAACGCTCGAAGCGTAATTGAAAATGCCTTGAAAAAAGCATTCGCTCCTGAATTCTTAAATAGAATTGATGACGTTGTGATCTTCAATAGCCTTGAAAGAGAAGATATTCATAAGATCATTGATATTGAACTTGAGAAACTCTTCGATAGAATTCAGGGTCTTGGTTATGATCTTAAGCTTTCAGATAAAGCGAAAGATTTCATCGCAGAAAAAGGATTCGATAAGCAATATGGAGCGCGTCCATTGAACAGGGCGATTCAGAAATATATCGAAGATGCTCTTGCTGAAGAGATCATTAGCTCCAAATTAAAAGACGGAGATAAGATAATAATGGATCTAGACGAAGAGAAAAAAGAGTTGACGATAGATATTCAAAAATCGATCAAAGAAACTGAGTCTTAA
- the hutH gene encoding histidine ammonia-lyase: MQNHHYISSAVLDLEVIHDILKNDRKLALSDESRLNIIKSREYLNNKIKESDRPVYGINTGFGALCNVKITSEKLTELQENLVRSHACGTGDKVSKTVIKLMLLLKIQSLSYGNSGVALETVERLIEFYNNNILPVIYEQGSLGASGDLAPLAHLALPLIGDGEVYFEGNVISGGELLEKMNWEPVKLQSKEGLALLNGTQFMSAQGVYALLKAYKLSYMADLIGAISLDAFDCNLSPFDELVHLVRPHRGQVKTAERVRSFLEGSAIAESEKDNVQDPYSFRCIPQVHGASKDTLSFVRKTIKTEINSVTDNPNIFIEADKIISGGNFHGQPLALGLDYLAIALSELANISERRIYQLVSGLRGLPNFLVENPGLNSGFMIPQYTAASIVSQNKQLSTPASVDSIVSSNGQEDHVSMGANSATKLLKVVENLNSVLAIELFNASQAMHFREPAKTSETLSNVIESFRKEVPVLTEDRTMAPYIKKAKEFIDNMEIEDFLD, translated from the coding sequence ATGCAAAATCATCACTATATAAGCTCCGCAGTTTTAGATCTTGAAGTAATTCATGACATTTTAAAAAATGATAGAAAACTTGCTCTAAGTGATGAATCCCGATTGAATATTATTAAATCCCGGGAATATCTGAATAACAAAATTAAGGAAAGTGACAGACCGGTTTATGGTATAAATACAGGTTTTGGGGCACTGTGTAATGTTAAGATCACTTCAGAGAAACTTACTGAATTACAGGAAAACCTGGTAAGATCACATGCCTGTGGAACGGGAGATAAGGTTTCAAAGACTGTAATAAAACTCATGCTTCTTTTGAAGATACAATCCCTGAGTTATGGAAATTCAGGAGTTGCGTTGGAAACAGTGGAGCGCCTTATAGAATTTTATAATAATAACATACTACCCGTTATCTATGAACAGGGGTCATTAGGAGCTTCCGGTGATCTTGCGCCTTTGGCACATCTTGCTTTACCATTGATTGGTGATGGAGAAGTTTATTTTGAAGGTAATGTAATATCTGGTGGGGAATTACTGGAAAAGATGAATTGGGAGCCGGTAAAACTTCAGAGTAAAGAAGGATTGGCTTTGCTAAACGGTACGCAGTTTATGAGTGCTCAGGGAGTGTATGCTCTGTTAAAAGCATATAAACTCTCTTACATGGCAGATCTTATCGGAGCAATTTCTTTAGATGCTTTTGATTGTAATTTATCTCCGTTTGATGAACTGGTTCATTTAGTAAGGCCGCACAGGGGACAGGTTAAAACAGCTGAAAGAGTAAGGAGTTTTCTGGAAGGAAGCGCTATAGCAGAATCTGAAAAGGACAATGTGCAGGATCCGTATTCTTTTAGATGTATTCCGCAGGTTCATGGAGCGTCGAAGGATACCTTATCTTTTGTTCGAAAAACGATAAAAACCGAGATCAATTCGGTGACTGATAATCCTAATATTTTTATTGAAGCAGATAAGATCATTTCGGGAGGAAACTTCCATGGTCAGCCTCTTGCATTAGGTTTAGATTACCTGGCGATCGCACTTTCTGAACTTGCCAACATTTCTGAAAGAAGGATATACCAACTGGTTTCAGGTTTACGCGGACTTCCTAATTTCCTGGTTGAGAACCCAGGCCTGAACAGTGGATTCATGATCCCTCAATATACCGCAGCAAGTATCGTAAGTCAGAATAAACAATTATCTACTCCAGCATCTGTAGATTCTATTGTATCCTCCAATGGACAGGAAGATCATGTGAGTATGGGAGCCAATAGTGCTACCAAACTGCTTAAGGTGGTGGAGAATTTAAATTCGGTGCTTGCTATAGAACTTTTTAATGCTTCACAGGCGATGCATTTTAGAGAGCCTGCCAAAACTTCAGAAACGCTTAGTAATGTAATTGAAAGTTTCAGAAAAGAGGTTCCTGTATTAACCGAGGATAGAACCATGGCGCCTTACATTAAAAAAGCCAAAGAATTTATCGATAATATGGAAATAGAAGATTTTCTTGATTAG
- the gcvT gene encoding glycine cleavage system aminomethyltransferase GcvT yields the protein MKEIALSEKHKELNAKMVPFAGFNMPVSYEGVNIEHETVRKDLGVFDVSHMGEFLISGEHALDLIQRISSNDASKLVDGKAQYSCMPNNEGGIVDDLIIYRIDAEKYLLVVNASNIEKDWNWIAHHNTMDATMRDLSDDMSLLAIQGPKAAEAMQSLTDIDLANMKFYTFEVGTFAGVEKVIVSATGYTGSGGFEIYFKNEDAEQIWDEVMKAGKDFGIKPIGLAARDTLRLEMGYCLYGNDIDDTTSPIEAGLGWITKFNKDFINSEELKKQKEDGPKRKLVAFELDERGIPRQGYDIVDENGKKIGEVTSGTMSPSLEKGIGLGYVPSDIAGVGNKVSIQIRKKAVSATQVKLPFYKG from the coding sequence ATGAAAGAAATAGCCCTGTCTGAAAAGCACAAAGAATTAAACGCCAAAATGGTTCCATTCGCCGGTTTCAACATGCCCGTATCCTACGAAGGCGTGAATATTGAACACGAAACAGTAAGGAAGGATCTAGGAGTATTTGACGTTTCTCACATGGGTGAATTTCTAATTTCCGGGGAACATGCATTAGACCTGATCCAGAGAATAAGCTCCAATGACGCATCCAAATTGGTAGATGGGAAAGCACAGTATTCCTGTATGCCAAATAATGAAGGTGGAATTGTGGACGATCTTATCATTTACCGAATAGATGCTGAAAAATATTTGTTAGTTGTAAATGCTTCTAACATAGAAAAAGACTGGAACTGGATCGCACATCACAACACCATGGATGCTACCATGCGTGACTTGAGTGACGATATGTCTCTATTGGCAATACAAGGACCAAAAGCTGCTGAAGCAATGCAATCGCTCACAGATATAGATCTTGCGAATATGAAGTTCTATACTTTTGAAGTAGGAACTTTCGCAGGTGTAGAAAAAGTGATCGTTTCGGCAACAGGGTATACCGGAAGTGGAGGTTTCGAGATCTATTTCAAAAATGAGGATGCCGAGCAGATATGGGATGAAGTGATGAAGGCCGGAAAAGATTTTGGAATTAAACCTATTGGTCTTGCGGCAAGAGACACTTTGCGACTGGAAATGGGATATTGCCTTTACGGTAATGATATAGATGATACTACTTCACCTATAGAGGCTGGCCTTGGCTGGATCACCAAATTCAATAAGGATTTTATAAATAGTGAAGAGCTTAAAAAACAGAAGGAAGACGGGCCTAAGCGAAAATTAGTTGCTTTTGAACTGGATGAAAGAGGAATTCCTCGTCAGGGTTATGATATCGTAGACGAGAATGGTAAGAAAATTGGAGAAGTAACTTCGGGCACCATGTCCCCTTCCCTTGAAAAAGGAATAGGTTTGGGATATGTACCATCTGATATTGCAGGCGTGGGAAATAAGGTTTCTATTCAAATACGTAAAAAAGCGGTTTCTGCAACTCAGGTAAAATTGCCCTTTTATAAAGGATAA
- a CDS encoding sugar nucleotide-binding protein, protein MKRILILGASGFIGNALYKELCSYFDTHGTYHTENDFFESNHQFHHFDMETENIEILLENLKPNVIISALRGDFDAQVVTHFSIINHILKYNSKLIFISSANVFDAFTNFPSYEYDKTLSQSIYGRFKIKIENALLRLPNHNYNIVRLPMVFGKASPRIKQIKTIIDLGEPLEVFPNVVINATEILKVTQQFHYIINRNKQGVFHLGSTDLVHQRDFISDICEGLGYENPLFKNVYDSNYDRFLAVLPKDNKLPRNLQITISQVVEASTKL, encoded by the coding sequence TTGAAACGAATACTCATTTTAGGAGCTAGCGGATTTATAGGCAACGCCTTATATAAAGAGCTATGCTCCTATTTTGATACTCACGGTACTTATCATACAGAGAATGATTTTTTTGAGAGCAACCATCAGTTTCACCATTTTGACATGGAAACTGAAAATATCGAGATCCTTCTTGAAAATTTGAAACCTAATGTGATCATTTCTGCCTTAAGAGGTGATTTTGATGCGCAGGTTGTCACGCATTTTTCTATTATCAACCACATATTAAAGTACAATTCGAAACTTATTTTTATAAGCTCTGCGAATGTTTTTGATGCCTTTACAAATTTCCCATCATACGAATACGATAAAACCTTAAGCCAGAGTATTTATGGCAGGTTCAAGATCAAAATAGAAAATGCACTGCTAAGATTACCTAACCATAATTATAATATTGTTAGGCTGCCGATGGTTTTTGGAAAAGCTTCGCCCAGGATCAAACAGATAAAAACGATCATCGATCTGGGTGAACCGCTTGAAGTATTCCCTAATGTTGTGATAAATGCAACTGAGATCCTGAAGGTGACCCAGCAATTTCACTATATCATCAACAGGAATAAACAGGGAGTTTTTCATCTTGGAAGTACAGACCTGGTTCATCAAAGAGATTTTATAAGCGACATTTGCGAAGGTCTCGGTTATGAGAATCCGCTTTTCAAGAATGTCTATGATTCCAACTATGATCGTTTTCTGGCGGTTTTACCAAAAGATAACAAACTACCCAGGAACCTACAGATAACAATAAGCCAGGTTGTAGAGGCTTCTACGAAACTATAG
- a CDS encoding proline dehydrogenase family protein: MINKKIFNNTKSAFKLKSNTELDRAIFLFSMMNYSSLVKAGTALTKLSLKLHLPVETLIKKTIFEQFCGGVTEEDCKPVTKEMYDENLHSILDYSVEGKETEEEFDSAMEKKLSLIEYAKKSDEVTFAMFKPTGIGRFEIWEKVSEKINLTDEEKEEWERVKKRVDTLCNRANELGVRLYADGEETWMQTAADDLMEEMMRKYNKEEVLIFNTLQCYRWDRLDYLKSLHEKGKQEGFKVGAKIVRGAYMEKENARAKKLGYPSPICESKEATDVNFNSVMSYCLNHLEDISVFIGTHNEVSSYLALQIMEDKGLSLDDKRIWFSQLYGMSDHISYNLARKGYNAVKLVPFGPVRDVVPYLLRRAQENTSVKGQTGRELGLLREEKKRRKGDKSTKHHRE, encoded by the coding sequence ATGATAAATAAGAAAATATTCAATAACACTAAATCAGCTTTTAAGCTTAAGTCTAATACTGAATTGGATAGAGCGATATTTTTATTCAGTATGATGAATTATTCATCTTTGGTTAAGGCCGGGACAGCACTAACTAAATTATCTTTAAAATTACATTTACCTGTAGAGACACTTATCAAAAAGACAATTTTTGAACAGTTCTGTGGAGGAGTTACTGAAGAAGATTGTAAACCGGTGACTAAAGAAATGTATGATGAGAACCTTCATAGTATTTTGGATTATTCAGTAGAGGGAAAAGAGACCGAGGAAGAGTTTGATTCTGCCATGGAAAAAAAGCTGAGTCTTATTGAATATGCTAAAAAGAGTGATGAAGTAACTTTCGCGATGTTCAAGCCAACGGGGATTGGTAGATTTGAGATCTGGGAAAAGGTGAGTGAGAAGATAAATCTTACAGATGAAGAGAAAGAAGAGTGGGAGAGAGTAAAGAAAAGAGTAGATACTCTTTGTAATCGCGCTAATGAACTTGGAGTGAGACTTTATGCCGATGGTGAGGAAACTTGGATGCAGACGGCCGCAGATGATCTCATGGAAGAAATGATGAGGAAATATAATAAGGAGGAAGTCCTTATTTTTAATACACTGCAGTGTTACCGATGGGACAGGCTGGATTATTTAAAAAGCCTGCATGAAAAAGGAAAACAGGAAGGCTTTAAGGTAGGAGCCAAAATTGTGCGTGGCGCCTATATGGAAAAAGAAAATGCTCGTGCAAAGAAGCTAGGATATCCTTCTCCAATTTGTGAAAGTAAGGAGGCCACTGATGTTAACTTCAATAGTGTGATGTCGTATTGCCTTAATCATTTAGAAGATATTTCTGTCTTTATAGGGACACATAACGAGGTAAGCAGCTATTTGGCGCTTCAGATCATGGAAGATAAAGGACTTTCCTTAGATGATAAAAGAATATGGTTTAGCCAGTTATACGGTATGAGTGACCATATTAGCTACAACTTAGCGAGGAAGGGATATAACGCGGTAAAACTGGTTCCATTTGGCCCGGTTCGAGATGTTGTTCCATATTTGTTAAGAAGAGCCCAGGAAAATACTTCTGTAAAAGGTCAAACCGGTAGGGAACTTGGTTTGTTACGCGAGGAAAAGAAAAGGCGTAAAGGTGATAAATCTACGAAACATCACCGCGAATAA
- a CDS encoding 4a-hydroxytetrahydrobiopterin dehydratase, whose protein sequence is MKKLSEDEIHDKLNDFDGWTYAKGAIHTSFQFENFKEAFTVMTRIAFEAEAQQHHPNWGNVYNQLEISLSSHDADGVTEKDFKLARTIEDIIEATG, encoded by the coding sequence ATGAAAAAATTAAGCGAAGACGAAATTCATGATAAATTAAATGACTTTGATGGCTGGACTTATGCCAAAGGAGCTATTCATACCTCCTTCCAGTTTGAAAATTTTAAGGAAGCCTTCACTGTAATGACCAGGATAGCTTTTGAAGCTGAAGCTCAACAACATCACCCTAACTGGGGAAATGTCTATAATCAATTAGAGATATCCCTATCCAGTCACGATGCAGATGGGGTAACCGAAAAGGATTTCAAACTTGCCCGCACTATCGAAGATATTATTGAAGCCACAGGCTGA
- a CDS encoding NAD(P)H-hydrate dehydratase, with translation MKILTAEQLSEADKITIKKQDITSEELMERAATLVFNEIHNRLNGAPIPIKIFCGIGNNGGDGLVIARHLIQHGYHVTVYVVNYSDKRSDDFLANYEKLKNITNDWPQLIKSEENFPDINTGDFVIDAMFGIGLNRPIEGWVAKLVKSINDSKAFTLAIDMPSGLFSDKVPGKDAAVIEADFTLSFQAPKLVFFLPETMDYVGDLQILDIGLDREHLGQISSMNHLIGKIEAASIYKPRKINSHKGDYGHALIVGGSYGKIGSVLLTATAALKTGTGLCSLYIPKCGYNIVQTGLPEAMVLTDRDNEQLSSYPENFEADVVCFGMGAGTSQKAVEALKDMLHTVKSPVVIDADGLNILSKNRKLLDFLPKNSVLTPHPGELKRLIGDWSDDFEKLDKAKDFSKRYNVVLVVKGAHTFTIKNEEVYVNNSGNPGMATAGSGDVLSGVITSLIGQSYEPLSAAILGVFLHGLSGDIAASELGYESLLAGDIANNIGIAVKNLFRNEMKDSEGN, from the coding sequence ATGAAAATACTTACTGCAGAGCAGCTTTCCGAAGCCGACAAAATTACCATCAAGAAACAGGATATAACTTCTGAAGAATTAATGGAGCGGGCAGCTACCCTGGTTTTTAATGAAATTCATAACCGACTAAATGGTGCTCCCATCCCAATTAAGATCTTTTGTGGGATTGGAAATAATGGAGGGGATGGATTGGTGATCGCAAGACATTTGATTCAGCATGGTTATCATGTGACGGTCTATGTAGTTAATTATAGCGATAAAAGGTCTGATGACTTTCTGGCGAATTATGAGAAACTCAAAAATATTACTAATGACTGGCCACAATTAATTAAAAGCGAAGAGAATTTTCCGGATATCAATACCGGAGATTTTGTTATAGATGCCATGTTTGGGATCGGGCTCAACCGGCCAATAGAAGGCTGGGTCGCTAAACTGGTTAAATCAATAAATGATTCAAAGGCATTTACATTGGCTATAGATATGCCTAGTGGATTATTTTCAGACAAAGTACCCGGTAAAGACGCAGCGGTGATCGAAGCCGATTTCACCCTTAGTTTCCAGGCGCCAAAACTCGTTTTCTTTTTACCTGAAACCATGGATTATGTTGGTGATCTGCAAATACTGGATATTGGATTAGACCGGGAACATCTTGGTCAAATTAGTTCTATGAATCATTTGATTGGAAAAATTGAAGCTGCCAGTATTTACAAACCAAGAAAAATCAATTCTCATAAAGGGGATTATGGTCACGCCCTTATAGTTGGTGGCAGCTACGGAAAAATTGGTAGTGTTTTGCTTACAGCGACTGCGGCTCTAAAAACTGGCACTGGCTTATGTAGTCTGTATATTCCAAAATGCGGATATAATATAGTTCAAACCGGTTTGCCTGAAGCAATGGTATTAACAGACAGGGATAATGAGCAGTTGAGTAGTTATCCTGAAAATTTTGAAGCAGATGTTGTTTGTTTTGGAATGGGAGCTGGTACTTCCCAAAAAGCGGTAGAAGCTTTAAAAGACATGTTGCATACTGTAAAGTCTCCAGTTGTAATTGATGCAGACGGTCTTAATATATTATCAAAAAATAGGAAGCTTTTGGATTTCTTACCTAAAAACTCTGTTCTTACGCCACATCCTGGGGAATTAAAAAGGTTAATAGGGGACTGGAGTGATGATTTTGAAAAGCTGGATAAGGCTAAAGATTTTAGCAAGCGCTATAATGTTGTACTCGTAGTGAAAGGGGCGCACACTTTTACTATCAAAAATGAAGAAGTCTATGTAAATAATTCCGGGAATCCTGGAATGGCTACTGCGGGAAGTGGGGATGTATTATCTGGTGTGATAACATCTTTAATAGGTCAATCTTATGAACCGTTATCGGCTGCAATACTGGGAGTTTTTCTTCATGGGCTTTCGGGTGATATCGCCGCATCTGAATTGGGATATGAAAGTCTGCTGGCAGGTGATATAGCTAATAATATAGGTATAGCCGTAAAGAATCTATTTAGAAATGAGATGAAAGATTCGGAAGGAAATTAA
- a CDS encoding 1-acyl-sn-glycerol-3-phosphate acyltransferase, producing the protein MRRIAKVIFYKILGWKLESNFDPAIKKCVFIVAPHTSSYDFLIGILVRKVMDIQINFVGKKELFKPPFGWYFKMVGGSPIDRSGNKNKVDAIAQIFKEKDIFRLAMSPEGTRQKTDKWRTGFYYIALKAEVPIIRVAFDYGTKKVKISDAYWPTGDFEKDYTEIFSFYDGVQGKIPENF; encoded by the coding sequence ATGCGGCGGATAGCAAAAGTTATCTTTTATAAGATCCTCGGCTGGAAGCTCGAGAGTAATTTTGATCCGGCGATAAAGAAGTGCGTCTTTATAGTTGCACCGCATACGAGTTCATATGATTTTCTTATCGGAATCCTGGTGCGTAAGGTCATGGATATCCAGATAAACTTTGTGGGTAAAAAAGAACTTTTTAAACCTCCCTTTGGTTGGTATTTTAAAATGGTAGGAGGTTCGCCGATTGACCGTAGCGGAAATAAGAACAAAGTGGACGCCATTGCACAGATCTTTAAAGAAAAGGACATCTTTAGATTAGCGATGTCTCCTGAAGGGACCAGGCAAAAAACCGATAAATGGAGAACAGGTTTCTATTATATCGCTTTAAAGGCTGAAGTCCCAATTATAAGGGTGGCCTTTGACTATGGTACTAAAAAAGTAAAAATCTCCGATGCCTATTGGCCAACCGGAGATTTTGAAAAAGATTATACTGAGATTTTCAGTTTTTATGATGGTGTTCAGGGGAAGATCCCTGAGAACTTTTAA
- a CDS encoding YebC/PmpR family DNA-binding transcriptional regulator, with the protein MGRAFEFRKARKMKRWSAMSKAFTRIGKDIVMAVKEGGPDPDTNAKLRAVIQNAKSVNMPKDNVERAIKRASDKSQGDYKIVLFEGYAPHGIAVLVETATDNNNRTVANIRSHFNKCDGNLGTSGSVEFMFDHTCNFRINSEGLDPEELELELIDFGAEEVFEDEDGIHIYAPFEYFGAIQKELENREIEILSSGFERIPQVTKSLNEEQTADVEKLLEKLEEDDDVQNVYHTMEASEEAED; encoded by the coding sequence ATGGGAAGAGCATTCGAATTTCGAAAAGCACGTAAAATGAAACGTTGGTCTGCAATGTCCAAAGCCTTTACCAGAATTGGGAAGGATATAGTAATGGCAGTTAAAGAAGGTGGACCAGATCCCGATACTAACGCCAAGCTGCGTGCCGTAATTCAAAATGCGAAAAGCGTGAACATGCCAAAGGATAATGTTGAACGCGCCATTAAACGCGCTTCAGATAAATCCCAGGGAGATTATAAGATCGTGCTTTTTGAAGGCTATGCACCTCATGGAATTGCGGTATTGGTAGAGACAGCGACAGATAATAATAATCGTACCGTAGCGAATATCCGTTCACATTTCAACAAATGCGATGGTAACCTCGGAACTTCTGGATCTGTTGAATTCATGTTCGATCATACCTGTAATTTCAGGATCAATTCTGAAGGGCTTGACCCGGAAGAACTGGAACTGGAATTAATAGATTTTGGAGCCGAAGAAGTTTTTGAGGACGAAGATGGAATACATATTTATGCGCCTTTTGAATATTTTGGAGCGATCCAGAAAGAACTTGAAAATCGCGAAATAGAGATCCTTTCTTCTGGTTTCGAAAGAATTCCGCAGGTAACTAAATCCCTGAATGAGGAACAAACTGCAGATGTAGAAAAGTTACTTGAAAAGTTAGAAGAAGATGATGACGTACAAAACGTTTATCATACTATGGAAGCCTCTGAGGAAGCTGAAGATTAA